In Pedobacter sp. WC2423, the following are encoded in one genomic region:
- a CDS encoding DUF2461 domain-containing protein: protein MKQTQLHPSNFDFLNKLGQNNDREWFHAHKDEFQKEQVQIENFADAILQELNTHDVIETPSGKKSLYRIYRDTRFSKDKTPYKTHWSGSFSRAGKFRRGGYHFHLQEGNTYIAGGFFGPSTEDLKRIRQEISFDATPLRKILSSASFISTFENLKGEQLKTTPKGFDANDEAIDLLRYKQFLLIRKFSDQEVLSENFLQQAGQTFKNMRPFFDYMSEILTTDINGL from the coding sequence ATGAAACAGACACAACTTCATCCTTCTAATTTTGATTTTTTAAATAAATTAGGTCAGAATAATGATAGAGAATGGTTTCATGCACATAAAGATGAATTTCAAAAAGAACAGGTACAGATAGAAAATTTTGCTGATGCAATATTGCAAGAGCTGAATACCCATGATGTGATTGAAACCCCTTCGGGCAAAAAGAGCTTATACCGTATTTACAGAGATACCCGTTTCTCCAAAGATAAGACTCCTTATAAAACACATTGGAGCGGTAGTTTCAGCCGTGCAGGAAAATTCCGCAGAGGAGGTTATCATTTTCACCTCCAGGAAGGAAACACTTATATTGCAGGCGGTTTTTTTGGTCCATCTACCGAAGACCTGAAACGAATCAGACAAGAAATTTCTTTTGATGCCACACCGCTCAGGAAAATATTAAGTAGTGCCTCATTTATTTCGACATTTGAAAACTTAAAAGGTGAACAACTCAAAACTACCCCTAAAGGGTTTGATGCCAATGATGAAGCCATTGATCTTTTACGTTATAAACAATTCTTGCTGATCAGAAAGTTTTCGGATCAGGAAGTGCTGAGTGAAAACTTTTTGCAACAAGCCGGGCAGACTTTTAAAAACATGCGCCCATTTTTTGATTATATGAGTGAAATATTGACAACTGATATCAATGGGCTGTAA
- a CDS encoding HD domain-containing protein gives MVAKDIKTTDYKRLFNEARAFAVQSHGDQKYGVSPYEIHLGNVISVLMRFNVDLSTPYHLNLLIAAWLHDVLEDTAVTRAELEEKFGAVVTEIVYTLSDDQGASRAERKINFYKKIAQNEEAIIVKLADRISNVEFSLIHGNDRKFEMYKVEQLKLEEVLIPVLKSALGLELLAYLRKLLK, from the coding sequence ATGGTTGCGAAAGATATAAAAACAACGGATTATAAAAGATTATTTAATGAAGCCCGGGCATTTGCAGTTCAGTCACATGGTGATCAGAAATATGGTGTATCTCCTTATGAGATACACCTTGGAAATGTAATTAGTGTGCTGATGAGGTTCAATGTTGACCTGAGCACTCCATATCATCTGAACTTATTAATTGCGGCCTGGCTGCACGATGTACTGGAAGATACCGCAGTGACCAGAGCCGAACTGGAAGAGAAATTCGGAGCAGTAGTTACTGAAATCGTTTACACTTTAAGTGATGATCAGGGAGCCAGCCGGGCAGAAAGAAAAATTAACTTCTATAAAAAGATAGCCCAAAATGAAGAGGCCATTATTGTAAAACTTGCAGACAGAATTTCAAATGTTGAGTTTAGTCTCATCCATGGCAATGACCGAAAGTTTGAAATGTATAAAGTTGAACAGCTGAAATTAGAAGAAGTATTAATTCCGGTATTAAAATCAGCATTAGGCCTTGAACTTTTAGCGTATCTCAGGAAATTATTAAAATAG
- a CDS encoding RsiV family protein yields the protein MKPFLYTFCLSALIAGCHSTEKKISVQDTTTKEAVSRRVAVQEHLPESFYKRFQGIIGERNVVVNLSRTGNNFTGTYDYNGTQVNLITDTIISQDSIILTESGLGDRYSDDMPAGPKLQLKWTGTVLSGLRVQGKEKSSIRLEERYPEGSYTFNIASYQDSIKAFPKIKDSPQAVISYEYLMPAGKTPEVLWLDKQFRKLLEIPNAPSWMAGIKADAKSYLSAYKTEISSLKDDEDRLSASSNYSKTQHLYMQYNGGGFAIVKHLFDGYSGGAHNNYATTFYCFDVKNQKQLALTDVINIDSVSLQKIVEKNFRVQYKVKPGEALTTQLFDDHLAANKNFFFDANGIAFLYNPYEVASFAQGQLVVSVPYKDLKKYLNPAFVKKMELSL from the coding sequence ATGAAGCCATTCTTATATACTTTTTGTCTGTCGGCATTAATTGCCGGCTGTCATTCAACAGAGAAAAAAATATCAGTTCAGGACACAACCACCAAAGAAGCAGTATCCCGCCGGGTAGCGGTGCAGGAACATCTTCCGGAAAGCTTTTACAAAAGATTCCAGGGAATCATTGGCGAGCGGAATGTAGTGGTCAATTTAAGCAGGACCGGGAATAATTTTACAGGTACATATGATTATAATGGCACCCAGGTGAACCTGATCACTGATACAATAATTAGTCAGGATAGTATAATTCTGACTGAAAGTGGTCTTGGAGACCGGTATTCGGATGACATGCCTGCCGGACCAAAATTACAATTGAAGTGGACAGGAACTGTATTAAGCGGACTAAGGGTACAGGGCAAAGAAAAATCAAGTATCCGACTGGAAGAAAGGTATCCTGAAGGAAGTTATACTTTTAATATTGCCAGCTATCAGGATTCAATCAAGGCATTTCCGAAAATAAAAGATTCACCTCAGGCAGTGATTAGTTATGAATATTTAATGCCTGCCGGAAAAACTCCAGAGGTCTTATGGCTGGATAAGCAGTTCAGGAAACTCCTGGAAATACCAAATGCACCTTCCTGGATGGCAGGTATAAAAGCTGATGCAAAGAGTTATCTGAGTGCATACAAAACTGAAATAAGCAGCCTGAAAGATGATGAAGACAGACTGAGTGCCAGTTCAAACTATTCCAAAACTCAGCATCTTTATATGCAATACAATGGTGGAGGTTTTGCTATTGTCAAGCATTTATTTGATGGCTATTCTGGTGGTGCACATAATAATTATGCGACAACATTTTATTGTTTTGATGTGAAAAACCAAAAACAGTTAGCCTTAACTGATGTCATCAATATCGATTCTGTTTCCTTACAAAAAATAGTAGAAAAGAATTTCAGAGTACAATATAAAGTGAAACCTGGTGAGGCATTAACCACTCAATTATTTGATGATCACCTGGCAGCGAACAAGAACTTCTTTTTTGATGCCAATGGAATTGCATTTTTATATAATCCTTATGAAGTTGCCAGTTTTGCGCAAGGACAACTTGTGGTGTCTGTTCCCTACAAGGATTTAAAGAAATATCTTAATCCTGCTTTTGTTAAAAAAATGGAGCTTAGTTTATAA
- a CDS encoding BamA/TamA family outer membrane protein, which translates to MEFRHSANHIKKFNPARTRLYLISRLFLLAGFTTVSSLAYSQELKSDSVKKDSLAAAAVRPADSTDKQYDVADLFRKVLHPNRKPNPLRKKSGITPIPNVAYNPSIGAQIGIKAVAGRVLGSDPNTLMSVAATSASITTKGIIYFYINHNIYTPGNKWNFQGSLVAAKTVTPDFGLGIGNNNPGTAEDEALLNPDRKGYVLHAQYYSFKEKVYKQVKENLFVGAGVSFDIRRKIEDRATESDLTPYNIYSDRHGFDRDHYSSNGLLFNVQYTTRDNQNRAYKGIYADAGIRVNQSWIGSTKNAVQFTTDFRKYWSLSARNPEHVIAFWNWGSYLASGAIPYLELPGTGKDPAFRSGRGYTIGYFKGTNYNYSELEYRFPITRNKFLSGVTFFNVQTTNDELGTKIFDKWQPGGGAGLRVLFNKATRTNLCLDYAFGNYGARGFFLGLNEAF; encoded by the coding sequence TTGGAATTCAGACATTCAGCAAATCATATAAAAAAGTTCAATCCTGCCCGGACAAGACTCTATTTAATATCGAGGTTATTTTTATTAGCCGGATTTACAACCGTAAGCAGTCTTGCTTATAGCCAGGAACTCAAATCTGATTCCGTAAAAAAGGATTCTTTAGCCGCTGCCGCTGTCAGGCCTGCTGACTCGACTGATAAGCAGTATGATGTTGCTGACTTATTCAGAAAGGTCTTACATCCCAATAGAAAGCCAAATCCGCTGCGTAAAAAGTCTGGAATTACACCAATACCTAATGTGGCCTACAATCCAAGTATTGGAGCACAAATAGGTATAAAGGCTGTAGCTGGCAGAGTATTAGGAAGTGACCCCAACACATTAATGTCTGTAGCAGCCACTTCAGCTTCTATCACCACTAAAGGGATTATTTATTTTTATATCAATCATAATATTTACACCCCGGGTAATAAATGGAATTTCCAGGGTAGCCTGGTTGCCGCAAAAACTGTCACACCGGATTTCGGATTAGGTATAGGAAATAACAATCCGGGAACTGCTGAAGACGAGGCATTGTTAAATCCCGATCGAAAGGGCTATGTGCTGCATGCGCAGTATTACAGCTTTAAAGAGAAAGTATATAAACAAGTTAAAGAAAACTTGTTCGTTGGTGCTGGTGTATCATTTGATATCAGAAGAAAGATTGAGGACAGAGCAACAGAGAGCGACTTAACGCCGTATAATATTTACAGTGACCGTCATGGATTTGACCGTGATCATTATAGTTCAAATGGCTTGCTTTTCAATGTGCAGTATACTACTCGTGATAATCAGAACAGGGCATATAAAGGGATTTATGCAGATGCAGGAATCAGGGTAAACCAGAGCTGGATAGGCAGCACAAAAAATGCGGTACAATTCACCACTGATTTCAGAAAATACTGGAGTCTTTCTGCGCGTAACCCTGAGCATGTAATTGCGTTCTGGAACTGGGGATCATACCTGGCCAGTGGAGCAATACCCTACCTGGAATTACCGGGAACAGGAAAAGATCCGGCCTTCCGTAGCGGAAGAGGTTATACAATAGGCTATTTTAAAGGGACTAATTATAACTATTCAGAATTAGAATACCGGTTCCCGATCACCAGGAATAAGTTTTTGAGTGGCGTTACCTTCTTTAATGTACAAACGACCAATGATGAGCTGGGTACGAAAATATTTGACAAGTGGCAACCTGGAGGAGGTGCAGGTTTACGTGTGTTATTCAATAAAGCGACACGGACCAATCTATGTCTTGACTATGCCTTCGGAAATTACGGTGCAAGAGGATTCTTTCTGGGATTAAATGAAGCGTTTTAA
- a CDS encoding tyrosine-protein phosphatase: MFTFFKKKNRVEDIEWLGVDIHSHLLPGIDDGSPDVAQSLSLIHQLSDLGFGKFICTPHIFKELYPNDASTISSALKEVKVELEKSGLEVDIAAAAEYMIDENFQVKNDLLCLPGKYILIEMSYLSETPGIDQVIFDLQIHGYQVILAHPERYSFNHQYLARFNRYKEMGVLFQLNLLAVCGYYGNEVKRVSGYLLENKLYDFAATDLHHNRHLHVLSNAITSGALYQKLGNYDFKNKEIFL, from the coding sequence ATGTTTACTTTTTTTAAGAAAAAAAACCGAGTTGAAGATATAGAATGGCTGGGTGTTGATATACATTCCCATTTATTGCCAGGGATTGATGATGGATCTCCTGATGTTGCGCAATCTTTGAGTCTGATTCATCAGCTAAGTGATTTGGGTTTTGGTAAGTTCATTTGTACACCTCATATTTTTAAGGAATTGTATCCAAACGACGCTAGTACGATTTCATCTGCATTGAAAGAGGTTAAAGTTGAATTGGAAAAATCTGGTTTAGAGGTAGATATTGCTGCTGCTGCTGAATATATGATAGACGAAAATTTTCAAGTTAAAAATGACTTGCTTTGTTTGCCGGGGAAATATATTTTGATAGAGATGTCTTATCTCTCTGAAACTCCTGGAATTGATCAGGTGATTTTTGACTTGCAGATTCATGGCTATCAGGTCATTCTTGCACATCCGGAGCGCTACTCCTTCAATCATCAATATCTGGCCAGATTTAATAGATATAAAGAAATGGGGGTGCTGTTTCAGTTAAATTTATTAGCTGTTTGTGGATATTATGGGAATGAAGTGAAACGTGTATCCGGCTATCTGCTGGAAAACAAGCTTTATGATTTTGCTGCTACAGACTTACATCATAACAGGCATTTGCATGTGCTCTCGAATGCAATTACCAGTGGTGCTTTATATCAAAAGCTAGGTAACTATGATTTTAAAAACAAGGAGATCTTCCTTTAA
- a CDS encoding polysaccharide biosynthesis/export family protein encodes MRRSFKNGKIRNGAILFLTLLFASCASTKNVPYFQDITSAEKSVLANTAVFTEPAIQPDDILSISIFTIDPATSMVVNQVGTQALSTIPGPSGGIVATPPASGFLVDKNGEIDLSIVGKVKIGGLTTFQARDLIKEKAAVVYKDPNVQVRYANFKVTVLGEVSRPASYVLPNERVSVLDALGLAGDLTIFGRRENVLLIRENNGKKEFARLNLNSSELFNSPFYYLKQNDVIYVEPNKGKAASLNQARTQTYAIIGTALSVLIVLFSRL; translated from the coding sequence ATGAGAAGAAGTTTTAAAAATGGTAAAATTAGAAACGGTGCAATACTGTTTCTGACTTTACTTTTTGCATCCTGCGCAAGTACTAAAAATGTACCTTATTTTCAGGACATTACGTCCGCAGAAAAATCTGTATTAGCCAATACAGCAGTCTTCACAGAGCCAGCTATCCAGCCTGATGACATCCTTTCTATTTCCATATTTACGATTGATCCGGCTACTTCTATGGTGGTAAATCAGGTAGGTACGCAGGCGCTGAGTACTATTCCCGGGCCATCCGGCGGTATTGTCGCTACGCCTCCTGCTTCAGGATTCCTGGTTGATAAAAATGGGGAAATTGATTTATCTATCGTCGGTAAAGTAAAGATTGGGGGGTTGACTACTTTCCAGGCCAGAGACTTGATTAAGGAGAAGGCTGCTGTCGTTTACAAAGATCCGAATGTGCAGGTACGTTATGCTAATTTTAAAGTTACTGTACTGGGAGAAGTGAGCAGGCCGGCTTCTTATGTGTTGCCAAATGAGAGAGTTAGTGTGCTGGATGCCTTGGGGCTGGCCGGAGATCTGACGATATTTGGCAGACGTGAGAACGTGCTGCTGATCCGGGAGAATAATGGTAAAAAGGAATTCGCACGGCTGAATTTAAACTCTTCCGAACTGTTTAACAGCCCTTTTTATTACCTCAAACAAAACGATGTCATTTACGTCGAGCCTAACAAAGGAAAAGCTGCGTCCTTAAACCAGGCAAGAACCCAGACTTATGCCATTATTGGAACTGCGCTCTCAGTTTTAATTGTCTTGTTTTCAAGGCTCTAG